The genome window TCTCTGCTTCAATGCATTGTGTCTTTCCCCTTTAAGTTTTTACTTTTGATGGGCACAAAAGAGAATGCTTTCAGTGCCTTAAGCATGAATTTTGCGGCTTGTGGTAGTTTCAAATTGAGAAtgtttttgtaggtaatctgATCATTGAGAACTGTTAAAGTCTTTTCTGGTGTATGTGTtagattttgttttggttggaCTATCTTAACAATCTTGCCGTTGCAGGAAATCTTGGTCGATAGAGCTGTTCATGCTGCCATAGGTCGTTTTATGCCTTATCATTTTGCTTTTGACAAAAGTGAAAATCCCACTTTAATAAGGGATGATTTCTCTCGGGCAATGCACGATTTCCTTCCGGTTGCCATGCGCGACGTCACTAAATCTGCTCCTGAAGGTGGTCGGACTGGGTGGGACGACGTTGGTGGTCTTGTTGACATTCGCAATGCAATTAAAGAGGTATAATTTTATCAattcagtttttgttttgggaaaTCATCTATATCAGCGTTTTTCACTTCTCATGCTGCCTTTAATCACTGATTTGCTGCTTATTGAAGGTAGAGTTTTTTtactcttattttcttttgtcttgtCTCTGCCattttttcgtttttctttctctgtttcaTTATATTACATTGTCTCCTCAGCTGTATGATTATCTACAGTTTCAATGAATCCAAAGATGGTTTGGCTCCACTTAATTGATTTCAATCAAAGTTGTTCGACCAtgagaataatttttttttttattagccTGTTGATGTTTAGTAAAATTGGTTTGATATTTTGTACTGCTGTCATATCTTACTTTCCATGATgtaatataattcatttgTTTCAGTACTtgtctttctgtttttgtaatctaaTTGTTCTATCTCTATTTTCAATTCCTATTATCAATATCAGATGATTGAATTGCCTTCAAAATTCCCAATGATCTTTGCAAAAGCTCCTTTAAGGTTGCGGTCCAATGTTCTATTGTATGGGCCTCCTGGCTGTGGAAAGACACATATAGTTGGTTCTGCTGCTGCAGCCTGTTCACTACGATTTATATCAGTCAAAGGACCTGAGCTGTTGAATAAATATATTGGTGCTTCAGAGCAAGCTGTAAGTGGTGAATTATTCATGTACACATTCCTTTTGCATTGATTTCTAGTAGACTCTATACTacatttatttacataatgtATCAGTCTTTGCCTCTACCTGATTCTCAATCCATTGAATTGTGCGTCAGTTGTTTTGTGAAATTATGTTGCATacaccttttcttttgtgtttctgCAGCTTAGTGATCAAGTAACGTGAAAAAATTGTGTGGAGTAGGAATTCAGACTAGCAttgtcaaaaaaatatttttggagATATATGAGCCGATGATCAATGATTATTTTCATTGGTACTCGGTGAACTTGGCTACAGAAAGTGTCTGACTATTCTGTCCAAAGTCTTTAGATTTCAAGTTGATTTTATTGTTCTATAATATGATGTGAAATTCTTACATAATCATGTGAAAAATGAGAGGTATATTTCTTCTTAGAGTTAAATAACCGGCTCCACAACAGATACGTTAATGTTTCAGGGGGAAGATAGAAAATGTGTAGTGGTTCCTTATACGTTTTATTTTAGAACAATCTTCTGTGTGGTGTAATGCACATTGGTTGATGCTGACGTCTAGGTCCGGGATATATTCACCAAAGCTGCTGCTGCAGCACCATGCCTTCTCTTTTTTGACGAATTTGATTCTATAGCCCCCAAAAGAGGACATGACAATACTGGAGTAACTGATCGTGTTGTCAATCAGGTCCTCTCTTGTTTTCTTGCCCCAATTTATCTTCTTCCCCTCTTCATAGTTGATTCTCTTATCCTAGTATATTGCTTTCTCACAGTTTCTGACTGAATTGGATGGTGTTGAAGTTTTGACTGGTGTTTTTGTGTTTGCTGCAACAAGGTTAGATTCTCTTCAGagtaattgttttatttttagattCATTTATAAGTGCTGAATTTCTGATATCAGTTTCTAGGTCAGAAAATAGATTTGTCCAAAGTACTCACTCATGGTGGTCAGTTAAATTTCCTATAGAAATTAAAGGTAGCgattgtaattttattatttgtagCTATGACCCATGCATGAATGCTATAACATACTAGAACAAGACAGTGAAGCTTGTGCAAATTGCCTCCATCTTTTGTCAACAGTGTTGCTCCTATGCAGACATAGGTCCTGTTTATAGATTGTTTCAATCATATTTTCTTGTCTTTACTGAGTATATACCACTTGTCTAATGAAAAATGACTGCATTTTCATGGCAAGCAGTAGACCAGATTTACTTGATGCTGCACTGTTGAGACCTGGTAGGCTAGATCGCCTTCTATTTTGTGATTTTCCATCTCTGGGTGAAAGGTTGGATATTTTGACGGTCCTTTCAAAAAAGGTTAGAAATGAAATTATCTAATCAAAGCATATGATTTACACTTGTATTTAGCTATTTTGCAATTTGTTTAATTGTTAtcctccccttttttttttttttttttttttttttttttttttggtcaactgcTTCAGCTGCCACTGGATGGTGACGTGGATTTAAGAGCCATAGCTTATATGACTGAGGGATTTAGTGGGGCTGACCTTCAAGCTCTTCTCTCAGATGCTCAGCTTGCAGCAGTGCATGAAATTCTGGCTGGTTTAGATACCAATGATCCGGGGAAAAAGCCAGTTATTAATGATGTTCTCTTGAAGTCTACTGCTTCCAGGGCAAGGCCATCTGTTTCCGAAGCTGAGAAGAAAAGATTGTATGGCATTTACGGCGAGTTCTTGGATTCAAAAAGATCTGTTGCTGCacaggtctctctctcttttctttatgTGCTTGCAGTAGGCTCATTTGTTATTTGAGAAGTATATCTTCAAAGTAAAATTTACGTTGTGACTAACAAATAACGGTTTTGCAGTCAAGAGATGCAAAGGGAAAGAGGGCAACCCTAGCATGAGATATGACTGAACTTGATGGCCTTTTGTTCTTCAGGTAGAGCAAGATAAGAGACACCttgtaattaattttcaaaatgaactcTACTGTTCTTCCCACAAAACTGACTTGCCTGGATCTTTTATTTTGACGTGTTCTAGTAGtttgtttgagtttgaaattgaattacatGGTTCTTATTTCCTATCATGCaggaaatcaaaattttgaaagattTCTCCACCAGTTCTTCGGCAATACTTCAAATGTAGCTTTGCGTTTATGCCGCAAGGCTGATGTTGTTGCGGATCATCTTGCCAAAGAAGCGTATGTCTGCGATGTGCACCATAGAATACGTATATAGCGGCACTAGTTATACACCCCGAGTAGGGCTGGAGGCAAAGGAAATGACAACTTCACTTGAAgttttaattcaataaaaagaagaatccAATGATTTTGTTCTTGGATATATAGTATACAGAAAGAGACCAATGGGGACAGTAATTGCCATTCCTGGACCTGGACACAAAGAATAGAGctcaattttgaaatttagttGGGATTAATTTCCTGTCATTAGAAATTTAGAAGGGAAGCATACAATTTTGAGCTTCTAATTCTAAGGATAGTTGAGTCTTGAGAGGGGGTGAGATAAGATCTCTGCAATATCAGACCAATTAGTTTGATGCTGAATATATTTGTTAGTACtgtaaataatatttatttatattatgaaAGTTAATATTAATGATAAGCGTTGATAATTGAGATATTTTGTTTATCATCTCaaacaaatttcataaatcACTAAAGAACCAAAGTTCAAGTGGATCCAATGAAACTTCAACTGGCCATGAAGCTGAACAGATTTCATTttctagaaagaaaaaaaaaaaaaaaaatcagttccGCTTCCAGGTTCCCTGTTCTTCTGTCTCCTTGATGATCGGGAACGTGTAGcttgatggtgatgatgatgacggGGATGCTCCTGATTGGAACCACGCCTGTGCAAAAGATTATAATTCCTTTTCACTTTTTCGGTCTTcattcaattttgattttcttgatttttttttaaaatataattgttttatttttatgtatttataaattCCATTTTCTGTCTTAATTTACTAGGTCGATGGGTttactttttgtattttgtctttatatatttataaattccAACGTGGAAAACCTACACCAATTTTCTTCATTCTCATATTGCTAACATTCAATTAAAACATGAACTGCAATGGATGACAATGTCAAATAAAAGGCACTAAAATTGCACTGCCAACTAACCACCATTGGGTAAACAGCCTGCATTAAACACAACATGCCACCACTCTAGAAGATAATGGGAGAATTGTGCGCCAAACAAAATGACTGCAAAATTTTCATCAGTTCACATGAAATCTTTCATTAGAGCACAGGATGGCATCTGCTCATCAAAGTCGGATGATAATATTCTTGGCTTACTGGTCAAAATCATCAACCATAAACAAATCCGAAATCCTTTTCTGTAACTTAACAAATACAGAAACAAATTCAATTCGGATTAAAACGAGAGCTTATAGGCGACTAATGACAGCCTCCACCTCAGAAGGGGTATACAGATGGTATGTTGGAGCAACCTTTGCGATATCAACATTATTGGGAGTCACCTGCAAACAGTAAAATAGGTCAATTAAAGTAACCCTATGCAAACTAGACATATGTAAACACTAAAATAGGTCAAAATCCATATCAATTATAAAGGTTCACCTTTTCTTCCATAACTTGCTTAAGAATAGACAGAGCAATTGTCTCAGCTTCTTGAAGAGTCAATTCCTGAAACCCGTCATCAAATGAAAATACTGATTTATATGGTTGAAAAAGCATGAAGCAGAAAGCATTTCCATAACTTGATTCCACCAGAAAATTgtcaaaaaagtaaaatggcTTCGTCCTAGAAGGATGACTTCAATCATGCGTACAAGCAAATTCATCTTAAACATATGGCTAACCACTTCAGCATTTCATGCTCCGTAACTTATAAGGCGACTTGGTAGAATATGtacacaaataagaaaacGAATAAGTTATAACAAGCAGAGATACCTTGTTGTATTGCTCTTGCAGAGAGCTGTCTGCACCTTCTGAACCTGAACCAATAGcttttgcattgcattgcCAAAATGTGCCAGATGGATCAGTATAGTACCTGCATAACAGAAGTTTTCTTTCCTGGGTCAAAGAGACAAGAACATacaaaacagaagcagcaAGAATTTGGAagtaaactttagaaaaaaaagaaaaagaaagagagtaTAACTTATTAATGTTTACATAGATCAACAATACTACATAAAACTACATATCCCTAAGAAACAAAACCATTGTAGCATTACAAAGGTCTACAATGTGCTCTCCTGCTTACATCAAGCTAAAAGAAAAGGCACAGGCATCTCAACTTGGAGCCAAACAAAAGAACTGATACTGCTTGTATACATAAATGGTAGGAATATAACAAAACATGGAATGGTGATTGTCAAAATGATATCTTACTGCAAAGATCCTTCTTAACTCTCTCTTTGGGATTGCATTgacatatatatgccaaatgCCTCATTAGtgattcatttttaaataagCACAGGCTTTCTCTCTTTAATGGtaattcacacacacaatcATATTATACACATCTcacaacaagaaaagaaaaagaaaaaggaagtatCACTTACAAGCTGGGCCCATGCTCATCATGACCTGCAATTAGAAGAGATACTCCAAATGGTCGAGACTGCAAACGAGAACATAAAAAACCAATTATATAGCAATAACATATAACATCACAGGGATAATATAGGAACAATGCAACAGAGATCTAATAACAGATGCCAAAAGATGCTTCACtcatattaaaaagaaagaacagtATGTCCCTGGTTCATCTCTTTATCAAAGATAAAACAGGTATCCTAAAGTGCTTGATTATGAATTGCTAcgaaataaacagaaaaatcaATAATGATGAGGAGTATTGGTAAAGTATAAGCACAATTTCACTAATCTTAATATCAAATTTTTCTTCCAAACTAAgcaaattcaattatttgactataaacataaattttcatataaaccaaataaaatGGTTATTACCATGGACTCTTCATCACCTTCACCAAACCGAAGGGCCAGATCACAAAGAGCTTGTGTTGTAGATTCCACAGTCATTGGCTCACCATAGGAGAACCTATGATTCTGCAAAAATTGGAAGTTAGAATACAAGTATAAAGGTTAGGATATCAATCTGTAAAACCAATGAGAATAGTACCTGAGTTTCAACGCGTGCATGCTCAACGAGTGTACGAGCATCAGCAATCAGTCCACTCATGGCACATCCTATATGGTCATCAATTTCCATAATTTTCTCCACACTGCTGGGTTCCTGAAGGTGAAAAGTATAGAATATCATTCATCAGTGAAACTGAAAATGTCTAAATTTGAAACATGAACATATTATCCATGGAAACAAGTTAGAGCTGGATAAAGAAAAGGTagaatttggaaaataaaaattgattgaCCCAatacaatttgaaaatgaGATAAAGTCAGAGGCTTTATTGCTCCTAACTTAAGCATGATTCTTAAACACAGGATACACAAAAAGGGTGCCATGTGTTCTAGGACAAAAGGCCTCTAACAACTTTGGCTTAAACTTGTAGCTATAACAGTATCAACTAATACAAAGAGGTAAGTAAAAGAATTCACATAAGGAGATAATTTGCATACCAGCAAAGGCGAAGTGATACGTTTTTCCACAGCAAGCACAACACCCTCTTTTGTCTTTAACCCAATAGCAGTCGAACCCAACTGTAATTCATCAAAACCCAACTTTCAATATCCAGTAATTATATAGAGAAAATGTGTTAAAACAATAGCTATTTTTGTGCCACTGACACTCTGCTTAATCCTACATTTTATGCAAAatgaggctttttttttttcctttctttttttttttttttaagaatctGAAAAAGAGTGAAAGTGGGATATAATAAGGTCGTACCTTGATGGCCTCAATGGCATACTCAACCTGAAACAACCTGCCTTCAGGGGAGAAGGTGTTTACTCCTCTGTCATACTCAGTCCTTCACAACACAcacatacccaaaaaataatcaacaaggaaagaagtaaaaaaagaatatgtgTATGCATATAATTGAGACATATAATTTACTTAAGAAAACTCCTCAGAAATGAAATTCACCTTGTGAGAAACATCTTGGTTTGATTGGAACTTTGAGATTGATCTGAATCAAcacaaataaacaagaaatgGGTTTCAGTGAATAAGGACAGATCTGTCTCTAGCTCGTAAAACAGCGAAAGGACTTTTACCCGAGTACCTTCTATACTGAAAAAGATCGGGAGAAAACAAATACtatgaaacaaaattgaaatttcgtGCAACCCAAACAGAACACTCTAAGAAATCTTCAGAGAGACTCAGTTCTCTATCAACTTTCAGTGACCATTCAGTAAAGATAGACGGAACTAATCATGTGTTaatgtagagagagagagagagagagagagagagagagagagataccgAATTAGTATGTGATTTGCTTCACTGCGATGAGTGCTCCTTCTGCAGAGAGATGGTGATTTATGATATGCTTTCGTGTTGGAGAAGAagggtttttcctttttcttccactccttgaaaaaagaaaaagaaaaagaaaaaacctctAAACAGAGTCGGGTCGGGTCAACTTTGTTTTGGGCCAAACCCATGCAAAGTTGAAGACGAAGCTGAAACTCATCAAGGTCCATTGAAATTTCTCGGCCTAATAATTTGAAAGCCCACCCAACatgaaccaaaccaaaacctTCTTCTCCAACAAGTAAAGCAGGGTCTTCAGACcacttttatgttttttcGCCAAAACTTCCGTCAAATCTCTCTCCGTTTTTCAGAAACACAGAAAAAAGCTTGAGTCTTTCTCTCTATAGCACGCAATGGGAGACAGTCAGTACTCGTTTTCTCTCACCACTTTCAGGTAACTCTCCCGCTCTATCGTTATTCTTCACATTTCCAGGTTCatcatatatatgtgtgtgcgCGCGTTGGTGTAGAAATTTAGTTGGGTATTTGTactttttgatttatttgcGGCATATGCTGAGTAGCCCTTCAGGGAAGCTAGTGCAGATCGAGCACGCTTTGACAGCAGTTGGGTCGGGCCAAACCTCTCTGGGGATCAAAGGTAATGGTCATAGTGCTTTGTCAGCTTTATTTTAAGCTTACCCATTGGGTGATTAGTCCTGCTAGGGTTCTTTGTGCTTGTTCTAAGTGGTGCTTGTAATCTAATTGATTTGCTGAACCAGTCAGAAGATTATTGAAATATTGGTAGAATCTGGCATCTGGATGAAAAGCtaggttttttaatttatttgaacTATATATTGGATTGAGCTGAAAATTTTAAGATAAATTAGTTCAGGTTTTACTTTAGGCCCAAATGCGTGATCTGATATTTGGATAGAACCTACTCAGAAGTTTTCAGATGCAATGTTGAAGTGAGATAATGGTACAATTTGGATAAACTAGATCTTTGTTTTGACAATTTTAATGATAAACATTGGAACTTTTGTTACGGACCAATGTATACAGATATATTTAGAACGAACTAGTAAGAAAatatttggtgggaatttaaCCTGCTGATGTGATATgaaaggaaatttaaaagttGGGCTTTCTATATCAGACATAGACATAGCTGTCTGTATAATTGTGTGCGTGTTTACATGGTTACTGCAGCTGCTAATGGGGTTGTTATTGCAACTGAGAAGAAGCTACCTTCAATCTTGGTTGATGAAGCATCTGTAAGTCCTCTTGATCACTTGTGAAGTTCCCTATTTAAATTTAACTAGTTTGATATTATCTTATATTACAATTTCTATCTGCTTGAGTTAAATGGAGACTATGTGCCAGAGCCTAGTGGCATAGCTTCTGGAGACTTGGATTTGTAATGAGTCATGATGATATGAGTTTGTATCACTTTTAGCATTAACTAACTTTTGGACCTACAAGATTTAAGTGCTTCACACCATATCTATGTTCTGAACAACATCTTTTCTAAATAGGACTGTTTCTCATGTTTATGGAATGATTTGAATGGTTCCCCTTCTAAGATGTTGGTTTCTGATGGtatgtattttctttggtCAGGTTAAAAAGATACAGAGTTTGACACCAAATATTGGAGTTGTTTACaggtttgtttttgtgtgattCCTGTACTGAAGCCCATTATTTTCTTAGTACTGAGTTACTTGTACATAAatctattattttatcttcATTCAGCGTGCAAGTCTTCTTACCATTAGTTTCTCTCCTGCAGTGGTATGGGTCCTGATTTTCGAGTCTTGGTTCGAAAAAGCAGGAAGCAGGCAGAACAATATCACAGATTATATAAGGTACTgagtttttcttctctccttATTTGATTATAACTTTGTGAGATGTGATGTGACAAAGTTTCATCATATCTTTGTCAAGTTCTTGCAAACTAGAATAATAAGATGTGCTTGTATATTGTGAAGGTCTTAACTTGTATAAAACTATCATGTTTGTAGGAACCAATCCCTGTTACTCAACTTGTGAGGGAAACTGCGGCTGTTATGCAGGAGTTCACTCAATCTGGGTAACTATCACTCTGTCCATGTTAATATAAAATGTGGTTCCCTTTTTGGACTGAAACAAATACACTAGTTCTTGGCCCATGTTTCGTCACATTGAGACTACGATCCATATATGAAACCAATGGCCTCTAATCGATGCTTTTTAAATTTACTGAAGTATTTTTCTCCCCTTTTCTTTGTAGTGGTGTAAGGCCTTTTGGGGTATCTCTGCTGGTTGCTGGGTTTGATGACAGTGGTCCCCAACTATACCAGGTATTTCCATTCTCCAatgttttattaaatattgttATGAATCATTTCTCTATTTGTTGTTTCCGGTTGCAAGAGATGATGCCTTTTAAGGAAAGaacattaatttaaatttttaaagcATATTTGGCTTCTGAACTTGCTTCTGCCCAATATTTGGTTGTGTTAAAGTTTGTTAAACAAAAGTTTTTTGCATTCTCTGTAATCTTGCTTAAGCTTcattcaaataatttccaGCTCTCCATACAGTAGGTTGCACTCCTGAATTTGGTTGGCGTACTGAAACTCTTTTATCTGCCTGGAAAATTTATACTTCAGTGCTTTGCCTTTAGGACATGCACATTTTGAAGCTTTTCTCCTAAGAACACTAGCTGAATTTGAATCTAGTTGAATGGATTGCATCATTTGGcagataaatatatttttcaaactttttttgtttcttaaatcATTTCCAGAcaacttttgtttgttttaatcaTAACTCTATTCTAGTTGGTGGGAGAGAAGGAAATTCCTGTCCGGCGTTagtaatatttaaaaaattgtattcTGCCCTTTGTTGACAATAATATGAAAGCTTATATGcaaatattgatatttttaaatttatttctcTATAGGTTGATCCTTCAGGTTCATATTTCTCGTGGAAAGCCTCTGCAATGGGGAAGAATGTCTCAAATGCAAAAACATTTCTTGAGAAGAGGTACTAAGACATGGTTTTGGACATTTCGTCCATTTTAAACCGACTAAAGTGACATCTCTTCCTT of Prunus dulcis chromosome 4, ALMONDv2, whole genome shotgun sequence contains these proteins:
- the LOC117625161 gene encoding proteasome subunit alpha type-2-B-like: MGDSQYSFSLTTFSPSGKLVQIEHALTAVGSGQTSLGIKAANGVVIATEKKLPSILVDEASVKKIQSLTPNIGVVYSGMGPDFRVLVRKSRKQAEQYHRLYKEPIPVTQLVRETAAVMQEFTQSGGVRPFGVSLLVAGFDDSGPQLYQVDPSGSYFSWKASAMGKNVSNAKTFLEKRYTNDMELDDAVHTAILTLKEGFEGQISGKNIEIGIIGTDKKFRVLTPAEIEDYLAEVE
- the LOC117625696 gene encoding proteasome subunit alpha type-5 codes for the protein MFLTRTEYDRGVNTFSPEGRLFQVEYAIEAIKLGSTAIGLKTKEGVVLAVEKRITSPLLEPSSVEKIMEIDDHIGCAMSGLIADARTLVEHARVETQNHRFSYGEPMTVESTTQALCDLALRFGEGDEESMSRPFGVSLLIAGHDEHGPSLYYTDPSGTFWQCNAKAIGSGSEGADSSLQEQYNKELTLQEAETIALSILKQVMEEKVTPNNVDIAKVAPTYHLYTPSEVEAVISRL